Genomic window (Ruminococcus flavefaciens AE3010):
GATGCGGCTTCGCATATCTCTTCAAGGCGTTCACTCTCAAAGTTACTGATACCGATAGACTTTACCTTGCCTGCCTTAACAGCCTTCTCCATATCCTTCCACGCACCGAGATAATCACCGAACTGCTGATGAAGCAGGAGCAGATCAATGTAGTCGGTATCGAGCCTTGCAAGCATCTTGTCAATCGCATCTGTAGTCTTGCCTTCGCCGTATTCGTGCGGCCACAGCTTTGTGGTGATCCACACGTCCTCTCTCGGAATACCGCTGTCCTTCACAGGCCTGCCGACACTTCTCTCGTTCTGATAAGCGTGAGCCGTGTCGATGTGACGTACACCCATTTTCAGCGCATTGATCACGGCATTGTAGGTCTGTTCGCCCTCAGGCACCATATATACGCCAAGTCCAAACTGTGGGATCTTCGTGCCGTCATTCAATGTAATATAGGTCTGCATAGCGTTACCTCCGTTTATTTCAGTTTTCCGTATTCTTCATCAGAAACAGGCTCACACCACTCCGTGCTCCCGTCCTCGCCCTCAATCTCAATAGCAAGGTGAGAAAACCACGAATCAGGTGCGGCACCGTGCCAGTGCTTGTCATTTGCAGGGATATTCACCACATCACCGGGGTGAAGCTCCCTTGCTTTCTTGCCCCATTCCTGATAATAGCCCCGACCGCCGACACATATAAGCATCTGACCGCCGCCGCTTTTTGCGTGGTGGATATGCCAGTTATTGCGGCAGGCAGGCTCAAAGGTGACATTGAATACCGCAAGCTGTTCAGTGGAAACAGGTGCAAGATAGCTCTGCCCGACAAAGTAATCACCGTAGGGGTTCGGTTCTCCTATCGGGAAGAAAATCTCGTTCTGATACCTGTCCTTGTCGGTCAGCTCGGGCGTTTTCTCATTCCATACCTCTTTTGCAAGGTTAAACACTGCCCAGGCGTGCGGCCAGCCTGCATAAAAGGCTGTGTGCGTGATGACTGCTGCGATCTCCTTCTGCGAAACGCCGTGATTTTTCGCATTCATCAGGTGGAATTTCAGCGCGTCGCTTGTCACGCCCTGCGACATCAGAGCGACCACCGTGATGATGCTCCGAGTTTTCAGGTCAATGTCGGTGTTGTTCCAGTTTTCCCCAAACAAAATATCATCGTTGTAATGGGCGAATTCGGGAGCAAACTCACCGAGGGCATCTCTACCTGCGGTCTGTACGATCTTTTCTGCCATAGTGCGACCTCCTCACAGCCAATCGGCTACTGTATTCTTTGAAGCCTTAGCTTTTGAACCAACAATAGCAAGCCCCTTGCTGTCAACACTTGCACCCTTGCACATTTTCTTCACATCAGACACCATACTTCCGAGACCGGAGCCTTCATGGGTGCTGATCACTCTGACGGTCTTCCCGCTGAAATCAAGCCCTGTCAGTGCCGTTTCAACTTCGGGGGCATACGTTCCCCAATAGATCGGACTCATGATAAAGATCGTGTCGTAGGCAGAAATATCCGTCAGCTTGTCCTTGATCGGTGCATTGCCGATGCGCTGTTTTGCTTCTTCGATACAGGTCTTGTAATCTGCGGCATAGGGAACGGCAGGCTCGACCTTGAACATATCTGCTCCGGTCAGCTCCTGCACGAACTCTGCGACGATCTCGGTGTTGCCCTTGTCGATGTAGCCTACCGAATAGTTTTCATCAGCTCTGCTGAAATAGATGATCAATGATTTCATACGAATGCCTCCTCATTTCACGATATATTTGTTATCTTTCTCCGGTATACCCTCCTCATCGGAGATATACCGTTCTACTTTCATTTTCAGCCCGTATTTCTCCCGAAGCTCTGCTATCGTCTGCATCATAGGCGAAGCATGGTGGACATCAATTGCGTCCTGACTTGTCCACTGGTCGATCAGCAATACCGTTTCAGGATCATCAAACGGCTGGAAATAGGCATAACGGAGATTGCCTTCCGCATTTCGTATCTTGTCCACCGTACCGCTTTGTACCATTTCTTCTGCGAATTTGCGGGCTTTTCCGTTTTCGCCTGTATAGTAGATGTTGACTGTGATGCTCATTTTCAACACCTCACATACTCGCTTTCAGGATCTGCACGACTTCATCATGGTCAAGTACCTTGTACCCGCCGTTCAGGATAAATGTTGCATCGGCAATACCCTCGATCATATCCTCGGTCGCACCAAGCTCAGTGAGATTCATCACAAGCCCAATCTCCTTCATCCAGCTTTCCATAGCGGAGAGTCCCTCGTTGGCAAGCTGTTCATCGGTCTTACCGTCACGGGATATGCCCCACACCTCTGTTGCAAATCTTGCAAACTTCTTCAAGCCGTAAGGCATGATATATCTGTAATACGGCAGGGAGACAGCAGCCAATGTCATACCGTGCGTTGCGTCCGTATTTGCGCCGACTGCCTGACCGAGCATATGCACCATCCAGTCCTCGGACTTGCCTCTTGAAACAAGGGTATTCAGCGCCCATGTCGCAGTCCACATGATGTTGGAACGAGCTTCATAGTCCTGCGGGTTCTCGACAGCGATACGGCTTGCGTGGATAAGGCTTTTCATAAGCCCCTCGCTGATGTAGTCAGAGGTATTGTCGTCCTCGCCGGAGAAATACTGCTCACAGATGTGGTTGAAAATATCGTAGATGCCTGCGCACATCTGATACTTCGGCAGTGTCATGGTATATCTCGGATTGAGGATCGAGAACTTCGGCATGACTTCGTCACCGAACACATGACCGATTTTCAGCTTGGCTTCATGGTTCGTGATGACCGAACCGCCGTTCATCTCCGAGCCTGTTCCTGCCATGGTCAGCACACAGCCGACAGGCACGATCTTGCAGGTCGGCTCCTCAAATCGAATAAAGTATTTCTCCCACGGATCATCGTCACAATGAACGGAAACCGATACAGCCTTAGAGTAGTCGCAGACAGAGCCGCCGCCTACTGCAAGGATAAAATCCGTCTTATGATCACGGGCAATCGCAACGCCCTCATTCAGCTTGTCTGAAGTCGGATTAGGCATAACGCCAGCGACCTCGGCAACATTCTTACCGCAGTCGTTCAGGATAGCAATAATTTCATCATACAGACCGCTTTTTTTGATAGAACCTCCGCCGTACACGAACAGAATGTTTTTGCCGTAGTTTGCAAGCTCAGTTTTCAGATTGCTGAGAGAGTCCTCACCGAAATAGAGCTTGGTCGGGTTGTGGTAGCTGAAATTTCCTAACATGATACATACCTCCGTTTATTGATTTTTGTTTTCCGTACACCATATTACATAATCAAGCCTGTCCAGCAAAGCCTGTTCCTTGTGGATAGAATCAAGGAGAGAACGCCTTGCATTTCGCAGTACACGCACCTTTTCGGCACAGCAGTCCTTACCGCAGCATTCGGAAAGAAAAGCCTTAATCTGCTTGTCAGTCAGCCCTGCCTGCGATAATACCTCGGCTATCTCCTTGTCGGTAATGCTTGTATTCGTCACTTTCATTCTATCACCCCACAAAACAAAAAGAGTACAGGTTTTATGTCCTGTACTCATTATAGCATAGTTTCACCAATATGTAAAATGCTTATATTCTATACTTTGGTATGCTCAGATCGTATACTTTTATCACTTCGCCTTGCATGACATTTTCTCAACATCAAGCCTGAATACCGCAACGCCGTTCAGCATTTCATCTTTGTATTCCCATTCGGTTTTATTGGTAGTCTGCTTCATAAGGCAGTTAAGACCGAGTATCTTTTCGGTTTTATCCTCAACAATAGAAAGAGTGCCTGTTCC
Coding sequences:
- a CDS encoding aldo/keto reductase; translated protein: MQTYITLNDGTKIPQFGLGVYMVPEGEQTYNAVINALKMGVRHIDTAHAYQNERSVGRPVKDSGIPREDVWITTKLWPHEYGEGKTTDAIDKMLARLDTDYIDLLLLHQQFGDYLGAWKDMEKAVKAGKVKSIGISNFESERLEEICEAASIKPSVLQVECHPYYQQNALKERIAKYGTVIESWYPIGHGDKILIGEAVFTRLAEKYGKSNVQIILRWHIQESNIVFPKTTNPDHMRDNFDIFDFELTAEEMGEIRALDCGKRFFNMSLEQQEGQLGAWHPAD
- a CDS encoding carboxymuconolactone decarboxylase family protein produces the protein MAEKIVQTAGRDALGEFAPEFAHYNDDILFGENWNNTDIDLKTRSIITVVALMSQGVTSDALKFHLMNAKNHGVSQKEIAAVITHTAFYAGWPHAWAVFNLAKEVWNEKTPELTDKDRYQNEIFFPIGEPNPYGDYFVGQSYLAPVSTEQLAVFNVTFEPACRNNWHIHHAKSGGGQMLICVGGRGYYQEWGKKARELHPGDVVNIPANDKHWHGAAPDSWFSHLAIEIEGEDGSTEWCEPVSDEEYGKLK
- a CDS encoding flavodoxin translates to MKSLIIYFSRADENYSVGYIDKGNTEIVAEFVQELTGADMFKVEPAVPYAADYKTCIEEAKQRIGNAPIKDKLTDISAYDTIFIMSPIYWGTYAPEVETALTGLDFSGKTVRVISTHEGSGLGSMVSDVKKMCKGASVDSKGLAIVGSKAKASKNTVADWL
- a CDS encoding putative quinol monooxygenase, which codes for MSITVNIYYTGENGKARKFAEEMVQSGTVDKIRNAEGNLRYAYFQPFDDPETVLLIDQWTSQDAIDVHHASPMMQTIAELREKYGLKMKVERYISDEEGIPEKDNKYIVK
- a CDS encoding iron-containing alcohol dehydrogenase, whose translation is MLGNFSYHNPTKLYFGEDSLSNLKTELANYGKNILFVYGGGSIKKSGLYDEIIAILNDCGKNVAEVAGVMPNPTSDKLNEGVAIARDHKTDFILAVGGGSVCDYSKAVSVSVHCDDDPWEKYFIRFEEPTCKIVPVGCVLTMAGTGSEMNGGSVITNHEAKLKIGHVFGDEVMPKFSILNPRYTMTLPKYQMCAGIYDIFNHICEQYFSGEDDNTSDYISEGLMKSLIHASRIAVENPQDYEARSNIMWTATWALNTLVSRGKSEDWMVHMLGQAVGANTDATHGMTLAAVSLPYYRYIMPYGLKKFARFATEVWGISRDGKTDEQLANEGLSAMESWMKEIGLVMNLTELGATEDMIEGIADATFILNGGYKVLDHDEVVQILKASM